A region from the Pelobates fuscus isolate aPelFus1 chromosome 3, aPelFus1.pri, whole genome shotgun sequence genome encodes:
- the LOC134601655 gene encoding AF4/FMR2 family member 4-like, whose amino-acid sequence MAVVLNFCFHESDPPSSNKWYLGNWLKKGNPHKVSLASSLDTNMVSSHGYNKENQEQGTRAGNTESCGPKEFTTSFTPTRDTKNAQKGSESRRGRKKSPSQFQNTTLRRDILKNQSRHFAKESVETPRDGLKIEKIATTAEITTNMPPNRPNASTNGSHKLNMKKEPKSSPCLAAENKKSKSLSKSLQKSREFVKTSLVQTSKSSESNRTSPLKPSIEQEDIFYRLLLTPMKGLLSPLSDPEDQLPLIVKKDSNLLSQIPGWPYKNTEQPTIEKIAPKQHPKETQKQTEQSFNKGKRTHKNDEELKGNDAKKQKVEEKTTNYKVPSKELSKPNPVKERELLPSPATPALQKDFKSEHGSRKRTISQSSSQKSSSSGSTKDSGTESKSSDKQRKSSTEETKDKPSGNTASVAFVPAIDKKLWRAKLTFEDRTHSADRYLLEAKKVKHKADALSDRFEKAVLYLDAVLFFIECGNALEKSVDESKSPFRMYGETLELIKYTLKLACPAAPDATSADKRLAVLCLCCQSLLYLRLFKLKKESALEDSKTLTEYLNISYGNSQAPSPTRGSKSVSMPFPVSPKLSPGNSNSYSSNVSNTTGDTSFVTISQKIHQMTASYVQDTSNFLYATEIWDQAEQLCTEQSEFFSELDKVMGPLNFHSSTIPELVCYTRQGLHWLRLDAKLKH is encoded by the exons ATGGCTGTTGTCCTGAATTTCTGTTTTCATGag TCTGACCCTCCATCATCAAATAAGTGGTACTTGGGTAACTGGTTGAAGAAGGGGAATCCACACAAAGTGTCTCTTGCATCTTCATTAGATACTAATATGGTATCATCCCATGGATACAACAAGGAGAATCAAGAGCAGGGCACTAGAGCAGGAAATACAGAATCATGTGGTCCAAAGGAGTTTACCACTTCTTTTACCCCCACCCGAGACACCAAGAATGCACAAAAAGGCTCTGAAAGCAGACGAGGCAGAAAGAAGTCTCCATCTCAATTTCAAAACACCACACTAAGGAGAGATATTTTGAAAAATCAGTCCAGACATTTTGCAAAGGAATCTGTAGAGACACCACGAGATGGACTCAAAATAGAGA AAATTGCTACTACAGcagaaattactacaaatatgccCCCTAACAGACCAAATGCTTCTACAAATGGCTCTCACAAACTCAACATGAAGAAAGAACCCAAATCCTCTCCCTGCCTTGCAGCAGAGAATAAAAAGTCTAAGTCTTTATCAAAATCCCTTCAGAAGTCCAGAGAGTTTGTTAAAACATCTTTAGTCCAAACGTCTAAAAGTTCAGAGAGCAATAGAACATCTCCTCTAAAACCCTCCATTGAGCAGGAAGATATTTTTTATCGCTTATTATTAACTCCTATGAAGGGGCTTCTTTCACCCCTTAGTGACCCTGAGGATCAGTTACCTCTTATTGTAAAAAAGGACTCAAACCTGTTGTCCCAGATTCCTGGATGGCCGTACAAAAATACAGAGCAGCCCACGATTGAAAAGATTGCACCTAAGCAGCACCCAAAAGAGACCCAGAAACAGACCGAGCAAAGCTTCAATAAGGGGAAGCGGACGCACAAG AATGATGAAGAATTAAAAGGTAATGATGCCAAGAAACAAAAAGTAGAAGAAAAGACCACAAACTACAAAGTGCCCAGTAAAGA GTTGTCAAAACCAAATCCTGTAAAGGAAAGAGAGTTACTCCCTTCACCTGCAACCCCAGCTCTACAGAAAGATTTCAAGTCTGAACATGGGTCTCGAAAAAGAACCATTAGCCAGTCTTCATCTCAGAAATCCAGCAGCAGTGGCAGCACAAAGGATAGTGGCACCGAAAGTAAGTCTTCTGATAAGCAAAGAAAAAGTAGCACCGAGGAGACAAAG GATAAACCCTCAGGTAATACAGCTTCTGTCGCTTTTGTGCCAGCAATCGATAAaaaattgtggagagcaaaacTGACCTTCGAAGACAG AACCCATTCCGCTGATCGCTATCTACTGGAAGCGAAGAAAGTAAAGCACAAGGCTGATGCGTTG tCAGACAGGTTCGAGAAAGCAGTACTCTACCTTGATGCGGTGCTTTTTTTCATTGAGTGCGGAAACGCTTTAGAGAAGAGTGTCGACGAATCAAAATCTCCATTTCGGATGTATGGTGAAACATTAGAGTTAATAAA GTACACCTTGAAATTGGCATGCCCTGCAGCCCCTGATGCTACATCAGCTGATAAGAGACTTGCTGTTCTTTG TCTTTGCTGTCAATCCCTTTTGTACTTGAGGTTATTCAAACTGAAGAAGGAGAGTGCATTGGAAGATTCCAAGACATTAACTGAATACTTAAAC ATCTCTTACGGTAATTCTCAAGCTCCATCTCCTACCAGGGGAAG CAAATCCGTGAGTATGCCTTTCCCAGTGTCTCCGAAGCTGTCTCCCGGCAATTCTAATAGCTATTCCTCCAATGTGTCCAATACTACTGGAGACACGTCATTTGTGACTATATCACAGAAGATTCACCAGATGACAGCCAGCTATGTCCAGGACACGTCCAACTTCCTTTATGCCACTGAAATTTGGGACCAAGCAGAACAACTCTGCACAGAGCAAAGTG AATTTTTTTCTGAACTGGATAAAGTTATGGGCCCCCTGAACTTCCATTCCAGCACCATCCCAGAACTGGTATGCTACACCCGTCAAGGCCTGCACTGGTTACGCCTTGATGCCAAGTTGAAACATTAA